CTTTTAGACTAGGTTATAATATCATAAAATATAATAAGTGTCAATTGTTTTTTTCTATAATTCTATATTTTTTATATATGATAATATTTTAATAGTGGCAAAAGCTCATAATAAGTTTTATCTTCTATCAAAATATTTTGATTATCTTCCACAGAAAATTTATTTATTCTCAAAAAAATAAAGGCAAGAGCCATTTTTAATATTCCCATATCTAAAAGAGATTTTTCTATAGTAGAAAGTTTTCTGATACTTTCATAGGAAGTTAAAAATACTTCAATATATTTTTTTTCAGTTTCTGGTGAGAAATTTTTTATTCTTATCCAATAATTTATAACTATTCCAAGATCAAAAATAAAAGGTGCATAGCTAGAATCATTAAAATCAATAATTCCAGAGATAAATCCATCTTTTATGAGAATATTGTCTGGGAAGATATCATTATGAATTACACCACAGGGCAGAGAAGAGAAATCTATCATAGAAACCTTTTTATATAAAGATAGAAGATTTTTTTCTCATCTTCTGCAATGGGAACTTTTGTCATATCTATTTTTGAAAAATAGTATTTTTCATCTATTCTTGTTTTTCTATTTAATATCTTATTTTTAGAAAAAAGATGCATCTTTCCAAGGAGTATACCTATTTGAGAGAGAAAATGCTCATTTATTTCAGTAAGTT
Above is a window of Fusobacterium varium DNA encoding:
- the thrB_1 gene encoding Homoserine kinase — its product is MIDFSSLPCGVIHNDIFPDNILIKDGFISGIIDFNDSSYAPFIFDLGIVINYWIRIKNFSPETEKKYIEVFLTSYESIRKLSTIEKSLLDMGILKMALAFIFLRINKFSVEDNQNILIEDKTYYELLPLLKYYHI